From a region of the Solanum stenotomum isolate F172 chromosome 2, ASM1918654v1, whole genome shotgun sequence genome:
- the LOC125855466 gene encoding phosphatidate phosphatase PAH2-like: MNTVGRIGSYIGRGVSSVSGTFHPFGGAVDIIVVEQPDGSLKSSPWYVRFGKFQGVLKARENVVNIAVNGVEAGFHMYLDGRGRAFFIKEVDIEDGDSLSSSSSSGEDTDGQTSSKRPTISKSCNYDVAESNSTAQINLSGENVSVRANSRRPGILGRVFGTKSMKKVRLPGEENDASIMRTDSLECAEMAADLLEMKWSTNLTPKRYNRDYVIPVAAQDMSKSVKEEDLQANDKKSDTSSLAHDNMLDNLDFREPDCEKDDGSHPSFQTQEESVKVTGKHVFFPESENAARGSVVQDVEDYSREESLRISGDSGELGVVNADHDATGGTFISEVASPFSKFVDSPDIKKHDSFTVSRLPEEEHENAAVQSFFYCETEENSTTVLDVSTEEFTQNLCASRDLEARMHTQTVLSMNDLMSKGNSQPEEDLLFEKDPSNGFKVITNNTYPNSISHFLVSDSGSLNSSAAKNFGCVLPISCSNTSTDKATSINDKATGKLGASSEALGDPNGSSGSLVPLPVSSLESLEEEHLIFGDIDDDYDTVGRYTESTSSDYKENEDYPPASSGSPDINDYRVPNYESGPTLDKSIQSDLPIVADGRKLRTVLSNVDIPAIVQGNEVMRMGRSLPNMWSHDTAFPSNPEDLHSSIVLQTTEVAEFTKEVKNISATPVIERDPRSINSLGSSSSWRSWSFAFKRSRSMKNSGLSMDEDVNTAKDISKNTGGNREEDVPRPKISKKKIMVTTPAPEQLATLNLKEGKNIVVFTFSTAMLGKQQVDACIYLWRWDSKVVISDVDGTITRSDVLGQFMPLVGMDWSQIGVAHLFSAIKENGYHLLFLSARAISQAYLTRQFLFNLMQNGVGLPEGPVLTSPDGIFPSLFREVVRRAPHEFKIACLEDIKALFPSDRNPFPFYAGFGNRHTDEISYLKVGIPKGKIFTINPKGQIVVNRHIDTKSYTSLHSLATAMFPAILSCEQEDFNVWNFWRIPPPYID, encoded by the exons atgaaTACTGTGGGGAGGATAGGTAGCTACATTGGGAGAGGGGTAAGTAGTGTTTCGGGGACTTTCCATCCATTTGGTGGTGCTGTAGATATCATAGTGGTGGAGCAGCCGGATGGGAGTTTGAAATCCTCTCCTTGGTATGTTCGATTCGGGAAGTTTCAGGGAGTTTTGAAGGCAAGAGAAAATGTGGTTAATATAGCTGTCAATGGCGTTGAAGCTGGTTTTCATATGTATTTAGATGGTAGGGGACGGGCTTTCTTTATAAAGGAGGTAGATATAGAAGATGGGGattctttgtcttcttcttcatcctcaGGTGAGGATACTGATGGGCAAACCAGTAGTAAGCGGCCAACAATATCAAAGAGTTGCAATTATGATGTTGCTGAATCTAATTCAACTGCTCAGATTAACTTGAGCGGTGAGAATGTCTCGGTGAGGGCCAATTCCCGAAGACCTGGGATTTTAGGCCGGGTTTTTGGGACAAAGTCGATGAAAAAAGTCAGGCTTCCTGGGGAAGAAAATGATGCCAGTATTATGAGGACAGACTCGTTGGAGTGTGCTGAAATGGCAGCTGATCTGTTAGAAATGAAGTGGTCTACTAATCTTACCCCGAAGAGGTACAACAGAGATTACGTCATACCAGTTGCTGCCCAAGATATGTCAAAGAGTGTTAAAGAAGAGGACTTGCAAGCAAATGACAAGAAAAGTGATACGAGCTCTCTTGCACATGATAACATGTTAGACAATCTTGACTTCCGTGAGCCTGATTGTGAGAAGGATGATGGTTCTCATCCAAGCTTTCAAACTCAAGAGGAGTCTGTCAAGGTAACTGGTAAACATGTGTTTTTTCCAGAATCTGAGAATGCCGCAAGAGGGTCCGTTGTCCAAGATGTTGAAGATTATAGTCGTGAAGAAAGCTTAAGAATTTCTGGTGACAGTGGTGAACTAGGCGTAGTTAACGCTGATCATGATGCCACGGGTGGTACATTTATATCTGAGGTTGCGAGCCCCTTTTCAAAATTTGTGGATTCCCCTGATATAAAGAAACATGATTCTTTTACAGTTAGCCGTCTTCCCGAGGAGGAACATGAAAATGCTGCAGTCCAGTCCTTTTTCTATTGTGAAACTGAAGAGAACTCGACAACAGTGCTGGATGTTTCAACTGAAGAGTTCACTCAAAACTTGTGTGCTTCTCGCGATCTTGAAGCTCGTATGCACACCCAAACAGTCCTCAGTATGAATGATTTAATGTCAAAGGGAAACTCTCAACCAGAAGAggatttattatttgaaaaggATCCTTCAAATGGTTTCAAGGTTATAACCAACAACACTTATCCAAACTCAATCTCTCATTTTTTGGTCTCCGATAGCGGTTCGTTGAATAGCTCTGCTGCAAAAAATTTTGGGTGCGTTTTACCCATCTCTTGTTCAAACACCTCAACCGATAAAGCAACAAGCATAAATGATAAAGCAACAGGCAAACTTGGAGCCTCTTCCGAGGCTCTTGGTGATCCTAATGGATCTAGTGGCAGTTTGGTCCCACTTCCTGTTTCTTCATTAGAAAGCTTGGAGGAAGAGCACCTCATCTTTGGTGATATTGATGATGATTACGACACTGTAGGCAGATACACGGAGTCCACTTCTTCAGATTATAAGGAAAATGAAGATTACCCCCCTGCATCTTCAGGCTCTCCTGATATCAACGACTACCGAGTACCGAACTATGAATCTGGTCCTACTCTGGACAAGTCCATCCAAAGTGATCTGCCAATTGTTGCAGATGGAAGAAAACTCAGAACTGTATTAAGCAATGTTGACATTCCTGCAATAGTTCAGGGCAATGAAGTTATGCGGATGGGCAGATCTTTACCCAATATGTGGTCTCATGATACTGCTTTTCCTTCTAATCCTGAGGATTTACATTCATCAATTGTACTACAGACAACAGAAGTTGCTGAGTTCACAAAGgaggtgaaaaatatttcagccACCCCAGTAATTG AAAGAGATCCTAGATCCATTAATTCATTGGGTAGTAGTAGCAGCTGGAGATCATGGTCTTTTGCTTTCAAGAGATCAAGAAGCATGAAAAATTCTGGCTTGTCCATGGATGAAGATGTAAATACTGCTAAGGATATTTCAAAAAACACAGGTGGTAATAGAGAAGAAGATGTGCCAAGGCCAAAGATTtctaagaagaaaataatggtaACCACTCCAGCACCTGAACAGCTGGCTACTTTGAATCTGAAGGAGGGAAAAAACATAGTTGTTTTCACATTCTCGACTGCAATGCTGGGGAAACAGCAG GTTGATGCATGTATATACTTGTGGAGATGGGACTCAAAAGTTGTAATATCTGATGTTGATGGAACAATTACAAG ATCTGATGTTCTAGGACAGTTCATGCCTTTGGTTGGGATGGATTGGTCACAGATAGGCGTTGCACATCTCTTTTCGGCCATCAAG GAGAATGGATATCATTTGCTTTTCCTAAGTGCACGTGCTATTTCACAGGCCTATCTCACTAGACAATTCCTCTTTAATCTTATGCAG AATGGCGTGGGATTACCAGAAGGACCAGTTCTTACATCACCTGATGGAATTTTCCCTTCTCTATTTCGAGAAG TGGTTAGAAGAGCTCCTCATGAATTCAAAATCGCTTGCTTAGag GATATAAAAGCATTGTTCCCTTCTGATAGGAATCCCTTTCCCTTCTATGCTGGTTTTGGAAACAGACACACAGATGAGATTAGCTACCTCAAGGTTGGAATACCTAAAGGGAAAATCTTTACCATCAACCCAAAG GGTCAAATCGTTGTAAATCGACACATAGACACAAAATCATATACCTCTCTTCATAGTCTTGCCACTGCCATGTTTCCAGCCATTCTCTCATGTGAGCAG GAGGATTTTAACGTGTGGAATTTCTGGAGAATTCCACCGCCttatattgattga